A window of Hordeum vulgare subsp. vulgare chromosome 5H, MorexV3_pseudomolecules_assembly, whole genome shotgun sequence genomic DNA:
CTGAGTTCACTTCTTTCACACCAGTGTCGCCCGAAGCAGCCTGAAACCTGTTACTCCCtccataaactaatataagaacgtttggatcactattttaatgatctaaatgcttttatattagtttatataGTGAGTACATGTAACTATCCGGCTCTGGCTTGGCCGATCTAGCAATGGCTTCAACGGCGAGGCAGAATCCTTTTTTGCAACTAAGGGCACTTGGGGCGTCCCTCCTTGGTCTTCCAGTTGTTGTAGCAGGGGCACTCGTACTTGTGGCCGTAGAAGCCCGACGGCACGCACAGGCAGGTGTTGCAGCACTTGTTGCAGAAGAAGAGGCACGGCTTCCTGTACTTGGTGTCGCTGCACCGGTACTCGCACACCGGCTTGCACTCTGCAATTCATGCACCGCAACATCAACAACCCACCCAACTCACATTTCATTTCATTTCAGGCGAAACCAGCAGATCCAGATTGTATATGCATGCACTCTGAAGGATTTTCAATCTATGTCTGGATCCGAAATGGTTGGTTTCAGGCTGCTATGTGGATCGTGCTTGTTTGGGCGCGTGCTCGGTTTCATGCGCTCTGAAATTCTTTTAAAATCCGTGTTTGGATGCGAGACGGTCGGTTTGGGCTGCTGTGTGGATCTTGCTTGTTTTAGTCTGATCTGGATTACTTCTGCACAGTTTAGTCATCACTACATTAACTGGTTCCGGAGGGTTCCTACTTGTAATTTTTGAGAGTGATTAAAGAGTGAGCACCAATACTGCTAAGCTAGAGAGGATTTCTACTTGTGAGCAACGATTTTCAAGAAAATGCATGTTGCACAGGGAAGTCAAAACGAAAGGGAAAAAATGGTATGGACAGGAAGagcgactcacggtatatcttgAGACTGCCCTGTCCTCCCTGAAGAAACAATTCGGAAAGGAGAAAAATAAACGCGATCAGCATCACCATAGATCTATCCCCAAAACCTCTTTAAAAACGTGCAACGGGAAGCCGTGGAAACACGTACCTTGCTCACCCGGTACACATTATCCTCATGCTCTTCGGTCCCTGAGGCAGACACCTGATCACAAAATATGCGATGTAAGCATGCTAAGCAAGACGAACAATTTGGCTTCTCGTCGTGGGTACTGCCCGCTGGGTGCCATCACCGGAGATCTCACCTTGTGCTCGGCGATGGAGACGGCGAGAAGAGCGACGGCGATGAGGACGAGGACGAGTAGCCTGCCAGCCAGGGCCATTTCGCTCAAGCGAGTTGAGTTGCCAAAAGATAAGACGCTGGCTAGTGTAGTGAAGCAGCGGCTGCTGGGCTGGGCAGAGTGAAATGGATCTGAGAGGCTTATTTATAGACCATAGGGTGTAGATTCCGAGAGGCTTTCAGCATTTTGTACCGTGAAAATGGTCGAGCTAAAGCTGGATGGAAAAGCGAAGTATTGCAGAGCCCAACATGCGTCAAAAGTAATGCATCGACACATGCTAGATACTCATGCCATGTTCATCCCATTTATTAAACCTTTTTTTTGCTGCATATGAGGCCGGACAGATTCGATCTTGTTTGATCTTATCTCTctgtactctctctctctctctgtttgcgATAATGTTTACTCTCCCTCTTCCCCACTTGCACGGTGGATTTACTAATGCACAATAGTTATACGTAAGTCGTCCGAATTTGAAATTTGGGTCAGTTGATGTTTGCTCCAAGGAGGACATGGAGGCAAAGTCCCCTCTCCCCCCGCGCGTGTTGGGGACATTTGGCTCCGGTGCGGCAAATCATGCCCGAGATTAGGGTTATCTCTGAGCTATGTTACGCTTTTGTCAATGAATCACATAAAGGTGGACTCACTAGTGTGAGGGAAATGATTCGTCTTTGCCATGTGAGCATCCATAGGCGCCTTCTGAGTCCTTCGGACCAGAGGTTTAGGCCCCTCCCAATGCTCCACCTTGTACAGGTGCTAAGACTGTCATGTagacaaattttttgatgtgacgtGGTATTTAAAAGGAGAGAGATGGATGTGGTGACCTCAGAAAGAAACGATGTCAAGCGGATGAACCTAGAGAAAATACTTAAATAAAAGAAAACCCACCAATGCATGAAAAACTTTAGTTGCTaaatcatttttttattttttttagaataggaggttaagacccccggcctctgcatcaatcgatgcatacaaccatctTTATTACTTATTCAACTAAGGTCtcacaagaacatacatcaaaccacccgAAGCCCCCTCTCATACCTACAAACcgtgataatgtggagtgctctcactccccatatctaaatCCGGTGTCGTCTCCGATCCATCCACATGACGTATCGGAACTCACAGCtggtgcagcagacctaaagcgtacaccacatgcacacgttttaaaagccgccatcatcatcgaaccgttgaaccatcttcaggagagagatcgCATAATCCTTGCCAGTCCGGCAATCCGTCGACACCACCACGGCGCCCAATGGCACCACCTCCCTGTGATCGTCCATCCAGATGCGAAGACTCagtaagatctgtcgtgcgtagcacctgccgaccaggcatgacaaagcgtagcacctgtcggccaggcatgacctcACATCACCAACGAAGCTCCGTACAGGACAAAGACGCTCCACCTCGTGCCTCCGTCTTCCAGTGCTGCTCCACAAACAATGCTCAATAGAGAGGAACGACACCGCAATGCCACCATCGTCTGATTTGgaaaaccagatcctagggtttcccctggagcagcacgagtggatcaacagtagtTACAAAATGAAGCCTACATCAAGGTAACGGCGCAGAAAGCTGCCATCGTCCGCCGACGGCTCGGTTTTCACCGTCAACCATGTCTCCCCACCATCAGGCCCGTCATCTCCGGCGGAggggacgccgccaccaccatggTCCCGGGTTAGCCGTCGCCGTCGGCACCGCCAAGACCGGATTAGATCCGGCCAGCAAGCACCAGGAGAAGGCACCTGGAACCGGTCGTTGGCGCGGTGGATCGGGCCGGATCGGCTACCACCGCTACACGAGGACATCCAGCAGTACCAGGCGACGCCGCGCGCCACCGGCCGGAGCCGCCGCCCCGGGAGCCGAAGCCGCCGCCGTCCAGGCCATAGATCCCCGCCGCCACCGGGAGCCGCCGCCCCGGGAGCCAAAGCCGCCGCCACCGGGAGCCGCCGCCGTCCAGGCGCTAGATCCCCGCCGCCCCGGGAACCGCCGCCGTCCAGGCGCTAGATCCCCGCCGCCACCTTCATCAAGGCCACAAGCCAGTGTCGTGGCGCCCTCTGGCAGCGgcggaggggagggagagaggggggaaaatgtggcggcggcgctagggttgccccctaGTCGCCATGGGGGGGGGGCTAAATCATTAAATAGAATATGCTTAGCTACAACAAGTTAATCACCTATGCATTGGGGGCTTTGGTTGCTAAACTTTTAATGTGCTTAGCACCTCTTCTTATCACCAACGCATTGGAAGTAGCCTTATTAGGTTGAGGATATTGATGTGGCCGGTGTGTGCGTCAATGGGGTTCTGTTGTGTTGTGCAAGTGTGGCGAGCTATGACTGTTTTGTTTTAGGAGTATTTGCAGGTCGTCTATGTGGTCAGGTATTTTGTGCTTTATGAGTAGCCCGCTTTTAGGTTGTTTATTTCTGTTTTTGATCGTTTTTTTTGAAAATTAACTAGATAGTTCTTTTCTGCGTAATTAATTGATAGGCGTATTTTGCCCCATTTCAGAAACAATGGTTAACTGGTTTTCGAGTGAACGAAGGAAGGCAAAGGGAAGGAAGGAGCTCGCTGGAATATCTTATAGTGGCGGGCTACTAAGGGTGTGGGGGATGATGCATTTTCGCTGGAAAAGTATCGATCTTCGTCGGGGATAGAGGGATGGCCAGGGGTGACAACAACACGACAGTGGACGTCGGTTGAGGAGAAGTCAAGGTGGCGAGGCGGTCGCGGGAGTGCCGCCAACCGCTAGCGATGGCAGGAGGCGGTTAGGTGTGTTGAAATATggggtgggctttaggcccatccaacaatttctgaagaaaaaaatctctaagaaCCCATGTAGATGTCATAATAATGGGTGGTGAGAAGTTTAATTCCACATTGCTAGTTGGagaacctccttataagggattcTCTTTCACATTTTATTGAAGCTCAAGAAGAGAAGTGGTTCTCGCGCGTTTCTCCTCCGTTGTCCGCCTTGCCACACCACAACACGAGTTGCGGGAATGAGTCGAGCCGAGCTCACATTTATGCGCTTATTTTTACTAGTCAGGAACAAAGAGTCTTTGAGACACATGCCACGATCTGAGACATCGAATCGTAGGTTGTCACGACTCGGACGTGGATCTAGCCCACGTCTCTTCATGCGGTTGCGCCTACATATTAGAAGCGTGTGCCAACCCTAGCCTCTAGAAAAAACAGATCGCATATGGCTCCACGCGCACCCGTCCAGTTGTCGTTCATTTGCTCTTGCTGCCGCCGGCGATCACATTATGTGCATCGCATACACGgttgacgggagagcaggcctccgaaacctcgcatcTCCAGATCATGGATTGAAGAggtgcgattaggtttttggtgaGCGTCTCCAACACGACTGCTCACTATTTTTGGTCCACTGCATCATTTACGCCCATGTCGTCTTCATCGTCACCATGTCCATAGTCAACGAAGCCGACCGCCTCGCTGCCAAGAAGCTCGAAGCCGGCAA
This region includes:
- the LOC123395619 gene encoding gibberellin-regulated protein 12-like; the encoded protein is MALAGRLLVLVLIAVALLAVSIAEHKVSASGTEEHEDNVYRVSKGGQGSLKIYQCKPVCEYRCSDTKYRKPCLFFCNKCCNTCLCVPSGFYGHKYECPCYNNWKTKEGRPKCP